A genomic region of Arachis stenosperma cultivar V10309 chromosome 9, arast.V10309.gnm1.PFL2, whole genome shotgun sequence contains the following coding sequences:
- the LOC130949606 gene encoding uncharacterized protein LOC130949606, which yields MGDGKVSATLSSPPSPPIPKIPAVTSTVLAAPLASPLPRLPLVTRVALLADLLCIVSVVSLSLLPTLTAMADDEPVDQKRYLEDSCKPKCVKPLLEYQRVAMAISPSGINPAVGSKLSPGSPESLTLANWICCSYSYYLGAELLRFDSLIGESVLKHLWHHQDAILCCSLKSVPVFIFANQAGLDMLETTLVALQDITWVFRGSALY from the exons ATGGGCGACGGCAAGGTATCCGCGACGCTCTCTTCTCCTCCAAGCCCTCCGATTCCAAAG ATCCCCGCCGTTACCAGCACCGTCCTCGCTGCGCCATTAGCCTCCCCTCTGCCTCGTCTCCCCCTCGTCACTAGGGTCGCCCTCCTCGCCGATCTCCTCTGCATCGTCAGTGtcgtctctctctctctgctcCCAACGCTAACTGCAAT GGCTGACGACGAACCCGTTGATCAAAAGAGATACCTCGAAGACTCTTGCAAACCAAAGTGTGTCAAACCATTACTTGAATATCAG AGGGTTGCCATGGCGATTTCTCCATCTGGTATAAACCCGGCAGTTGGCTCAAAACTCTCTCCTGGTTCTCCAGAGTCTCTTACACTAGCCAACTGGATCTGCTGCAGTTATAG TTATTATTTGGGGGCAGAGTTGCTGAGATTTGATTCTCTCATTGGTGAGTCAGTGCTTAAACATTTGTGGCATCATCAGGATGCCATTTTGTGCTGTTCTTTGAAG TCGGTGCCGGTGTTTATCTTTGCAAACCAGGCTGGCCTTGACATGTTGGAAACAACTTTGGTGGCTTTACAAGACATCACATGGGTATTTAGAGGAAG TGCCTTGTATTAA